A window of Mangifera indica cultivar Alphonso chromosome 13, CATAS_Mindica_2.1, whole genome shotgun sequence contains these coding sequences:
- the LOC123193957 gene encoding receptor-like protein kinase 5 — MCCCGKIPVGLWMASNLSYVRISDNMFTDELPEKMSANLSSLDISNNRFSGKIPAGVSSWRNLQVFKASNNLFTGTIPGELTALTSLTIISLDQNQLSGSLPANLISWKKLTTLNLRGNQLYGEIPEEIGSLSVLNELDLSENQFSGQIPTQLGFLKLIFLNLSSNHLTGEIPSEFANGAFDSSFLNNPGLCAKNSLVNIKICSSDSSVPRKSRQISSQNLTSILIAILAVFLFALLCSFFIFRIFLKRKHGLNRSLEITSFQRLNFTENEILTKLIETNMIGCGGSGKVYRVPVNSSGDFVAAKRIWNNRKLDQKQEKQFIAEVEVLSRIRHLNIVKLLCCISNENLEVLVYEYMENRSLDLWLHKRSAPSILSGSGSVHHFVLDWPKRMQIAVGAAQGLCYMHHDCSPPIVHRDVKSSNILLDSEFNAKIADFGLAKTLVKKGEPETMSSVVGSFGYIAPEYAHTTKVNEKTDIYSFGVVLLELTTGRQANYGDEDTCLAKWAWRFLQDENQIVDALDAEIKEACYLDEMSRVFKLGILCTNRLPAKRPNMKSVLQVLVNPLVISQEKSAACKFDAIPLLANSGQNR, encoded by the exons ATGTGCTGCTG TGGGAAAATTCCTGTGGGGCTATGGATGGCATCAAATCTGTCATATGTGAGGATAAGTGATAATATGTTTACAGATGAGCTTCCTGAAAAAATGTCTGCGAATCTATCTTCTCTTGACATCAGCAACAATAGGTTCTCTGGTAAAATTCCTGCTGGAGTAAGTTCTTGGAGGAATCTGCAGGTGTTTAAGGCCAGTAATAACCTCTTTACAGGTACAATTCCAGGAGAACTAACTGCTCTTACTTCTTTAACGATTATTTCACTTGATCAAAACCAGCTCTCGGGTTCCCTTCCAGCAAATTTGATCTCATGGAAAAAGCTTACTACATTAAACCTAAGAGGAAATCAGTTATATGGAGAAATTCCAGAGGAAATTGGTTCTCTATCAGTCCTTAATGAATTGGACTTGTCAGAAAACCAGTTTTCCGGGCAAATTCCAACTCAACTTGGCTTTTTGAAGCTGATCTTTCTCAACCTCTCTTCCAATCATCTCACTGGAGAAATCCCAAGTGAGTTTGCAAATGGTGCATTTGACAGCAGCTTCTTGAACAACCCTGGTCTCTGTGCAAAGAACTCATTAGTAAACATTAAAATCTGCAGTTCTGATTCTTCTGTACCCCGAAAATCAAGGcaaatttcatcccaaaatctCACTTCAATATTGATTGCCATCCTTGCTGTCTTTTTGTTTGCTTTGCTTTGTTCATTCTTCATATTCAGAATTTTCCTCAAGAGAAAACATGGACTGAATAGAAGTCTTGAGATCACTTCATTCCAAAGGTTGAATTTCACAGAAAATGAAATTCTGACAAAATTGATAGAAACTAACATGATTGGATGTGGTGGGTCTGGAAAAGTATACCGAGTTCCTGTAAATTCTTCAGGTGATTTTGTTGCTGCCAAAAGGATTTGGAATAACAGAAAGTTAGACCAGAAACAAGAGAAACAATTCATAGCAGAAGTTGAAGTATTAAGTAGAATTAGGCATTTGAACATAGTAAAATTACTTTGCTGCATTTCAAATGAGAATTTGGAAGTTCTGGTTTATGAGTATATGGAGAACCGTAGCCTGGATCTGTGGCTACATAAAAGAAGCGCCCCATCAATTCTCTCTGGCTCAGGCTCAGTCCATCATTTTGTCCTCGACTGGCCCAAGAGGATGCAGATTGCCGTGGGGGCTGCTCAGGGGCTGTGCTACATGCACCATGACTGTTCTCCACCCATTGTCCACCGGGATGTGAAATCAAGCAATATCCTGTTAGATTCGGAGTTCAATGCAAAAATAGCTGATTTTGGCCTGGCAAAAACACTGGTAAAGAAGGGAGAACCCGAAACAATGTCATCTGTGGTCGGCTCCTTTGGGTACATTGCTCCAG AGTATGCACATACAACCAAAGTGAATGAGAAGACAGACATTTACAGTTTTGGAGTAGTCCTTTTGGAGCTGACAACAGGGAGACAAGCTAACTATGGTGATGAAGACACATGCCTAGCCAAATGGGCATGGCGATTTCTGCAAGATGAGAATCAGATAGTTGATGCTTTGGATGCTGAAATCAAGGAAGCCTGCTATCTGGATGAGATGAGCAGAGTATTCAAACTTGGGATCCTCTGTACCAACAGGCTACCTGCTAAAAGGCCAAACATGAAGTCAGTGCTGCAAGTTTTAGTTAATCCTCTGGTTATTTCCCAAGAGAAGAGTGCTGCTTGTAAGTTTGATGCGATTCCGCTGCTTGCGAATTCAGGACAGAACAGGTAA
- the LOC123194184 gene encoding receptor-like protein 52 produces MSKITTSISIFLCTLLFFGHANSRLYDQEHQVLMELKQHWQNSPSIAHWTLSNSSHCNWQEITCANNSITGLSLINMSISETIPPLICELKNLTLLELQYNNIPGNFPITLYYCSKLKHLDLSQNLFVGPIPQDIDRLSELRFLNLAANNFSGDIPASVGQLKELRVLHLHQNQFNGSIQPEIGNLQNLEELLLAFNRKAMPSKLSLNFTQLRNLKILWMREANLIGEIPESIGMLTALEVLDLSTNGLTGKIPNSLFKLKHLSELYLHKNKLSGEIPQFIESLNLTVIDLSANKLTGPIPNGFGKLEKLSQLSLMFNQLSGEIPESIGRIPALTDLRLYSNNLSGFF; encoded by the exons ATGTCGAAAATCACCACCTCTATCTCAATCTTTTTGTGCACTCTTCTCTTCTTTGGCCATGCAAATTCCCGGCTGTATGATCAAGAACATCAAGTGCTAATGGAACTGAAGCAACACTGGCAAAATTCGCCATCTATTGCGCATTGGACACTGTCAAACTCCTCCCACTGCAACTGGCAGGAGATCACCTGCGCTAACAATTCAATCACCGGCCTATCACTCATCAACATGAGCATCAGTGAAACTATTCCACCCTTGATTTGTGAGCTCAAGAATTTAACACTTCTGGAGCTGCAGTACAACAATATTCCAGGCAACTTTCCGATAACTCTTTACTACTGTTCTAAGCTTAAGCACCTAGACCTCTCTCAAAACCTCTTTGTTGGTCCAATTCCTCAGGATATTGATCGCTTATCTGAGCTCCGTTTTCTCAACCTTGCGGCCAATAACTTTTCTGGGGACATTCCTGCAAGTGTTGGGCAATTGAAGGAGCTAAGAGtacttcatcttcatcaaaatcAGTTTAATGGGTCTATCCAGCCAGAAATTGGCAATCTGCAGAATCTTGAAGAATTGCTTTTGGCATTTAATAGAAAAGCTATGCCATCAAAGTTGTCTTTGAATTTCACACAACTGAGAAACCTGAAGATATTGTGGATGCGTGAAGCAAATTTGATTGGTGAAATTCCTGAATCTATTGGTATGCTGACGGCGCTCGAGGTACTGGATTTATCAACCAATGGTTTAACTGGAAAAATCCCCAACAGTTTGTTCAAGCTGAAACATTTGAGTGAATTATATcttcataaaaacaaattatccGGGGAAATTCCTCAGTTTATCGAATCTTTAAACTTAACTGTCATCGATCTCTCAGCCAACAAATTGACTGGGCCAATACCAAACGGTTTTGGCAAGCTTGAGAAGTTGTCACAGTTGAGTTTAATGTTCAATCAATTATCTGGCGAGATCCCAGAAAGCATTGGTCGGATTCCAGCACTTACAGATCTTAGATTGTACAGCAATAATTTATCAG GTTTCTTCTAA
- the LOC123193960 gene encoding probable 3-hydroxyisobutyrate dehydrogenase-like 1, mitochondrial translates to MLLPPLHSYSPYARIFSALTSYLSTLRRSMATAPITELMSPSNTRVGWIGTGVMGRFMCGHLLKAGFKVTIFNRTIAKAQPLLDMGANLADSPHAVASESDVVFSIVGYPSDVRHVVLHSASGVLSGLRPGGIIVDMTTSEPSLASEIFAAASSKNCSAIDAPVSGGDRGAKNGTLAIFAGGDESVINKLNPLFALLGKVNYMGCSGKGQFAKLANQITIASTMVGLVEGMIYAHKAGLDVELFLNAISTGAAGSKSLDLYGSRILKRDFEPGFYVNHFVKDLGICLKECQNMGLALPGLALAQQLYLSLKAHGEGNLGTQALILSLERLNNVSLLQSVASSEQNA, encoded by the coding sequence ATGCTACTGCCACCCCTACACTCTTACTCTCCCTACGCTCGCATTTTCTCAGCCTTGACCTCATACCTAAGCACCCTCCGCCGATCAATGGCCACCGCACCGATCACGGAGCTCATGAGTCCATCCAACACTCGCGTGGGATGGATCGGCACAGGCGTTATGGGTCGTTTCATGTGCGGTCACTTACTCAAAGCCGGCTTCAAAGTCACCATATTCAATCGCACCATCGCCAAAGCTCAACCACTCCTCGACATGGGTGCTAACCTTGCTGATTCTCCCCATGCTGTAGCTTCCGAGTCCGATGTCGTTTTCTCCATCGTCGGTTATCCTTCTGACGTTCGCCACGTTGTTCTTCACTCCGCCTCCGGCGTCCTGTCCGGCCTCCGTCCTGGAGGAATCATCGTGGATATGACTACATCTGAACCTTCCCTTGCCAGCGAGATATTCGCCGCGGCCTCCTCCAAAAACTGCTCCGCAATCGACGCTCCTGTCTCTGGTGGAGACCGCGGAGCCAAAAACGGAACGCTTGCGATATTCGCGGGAGGGGACGAATCTGTTATAAACAAATTGAATCCCCTTTTTGCCCTCTTGGGAAAAGTTAATTACATGGGTTGCAGTGGGAAAGGCCAATTCGCGAAGCTAGCTAATCAAATTACGATTGCTTCTACGATGGTGGGATTAGTAGAGGGAATGATTTATGCTCACAAAGCAGGGCTAGATGTGGAATTGTTCTTAAACGCGATATCCACAGGAGCCGCCGGGTCCAAGTCGTTGGACTTGTACGGTAGTAGAATATTAAAGAGAGATTTCGAGCCGGGTTTTTATGTGAACCATTTTGTGAAAGATTTAGGGATTTGTTTAAAAGAGTGTCAAAACATGGGGCTGGCTTTGCCTGGCTTGGCTCTGGCGCAGCAGCTTTATTTATCGCTCAAGGCTCATGGAGAAGGCAATTTGGGTACGCAGGCATTGATTTTGTCTCTTGAAAGGCTTAATAACGTCTCTCTTCTTCAATCTGTAGCTTCTTCCGAGCAGAATGCTTAA